CGCCGCCATAGCTCTACCCCTGGTCCTCGGATACTTGCGACCCTTAGCCTTCATCCAATAATATTTTGCACCAGCCTTCATGAAGGGTTTGTCGATCCTTCCAGACGCTGCAACTACGCCTATCGTTGCTAAGCACTCATCGTTAATGTAGCATGTCTTGCCTGAAGGCATCTTCAGAAGTGTCCCTTCTGGAGTGTGCGAGATTACTGTCGCATATGTGCCTGATGAACGGACGAGTTTACCTCCATCTCCCGGTTTCAGCTCTACGTTGCAGACCATTGTCCCCTCTGGGATCCTGCCTATAGGAAGAACGTTGCCAACTCTGACAGCCGCCTTTCCTCCAAGCTCTATTATTTGACCCTCATAAACCCCCTCTGGAACCACTGAGTAATATGCGCTTCCATCCTCTAATTCTATTAATGCGATAGGTGAGCCTCTTCCAGGATCATGCATCACCGTTAGTATTTGACCTTTGATTAAGCCGTCTATCTTATCTTCCGGGAGCCTCGGGTATCTGGTAGGCGCAACATGCTTGTGAGATGAGGCTCTAA
The Candidatus Bathyarchaeota archaeon genome window above contains:
- a CDS encoding 50S ribosomal protein L2 gives rise to the protein MGKRIRVQRRGRGSPTFRASSHKHVAPTRYPRLPEDKIDGLIKGQILTVMHDPGRGSPIALIELEDGSAYYSVVPEGVYEGQIIELGGKAAVRVGNVLPIGRIPEGTMVCNVELKPGDGGKLVRSSGTYATVISHTPEGTLLKMPSGKTCYINDECLATIGVVAASGRIDKPFMKAGAKYYWMKAKGRKYPRTRGRAMAAVVHPFGSGRRGGRKPSTVSRGAPPGRKVGLISARRTGKKKK